The DNA segment ATCTGGATCTGATGTCATACCCAATTTCATCTTTATTAGAGAGCAAAATTagcaaaaaataacaaacaagtgCTTTGGGGTTCTGAAAGTGCCGAAATGAATCTGATGTCATAaacataatcataatcataatcatcATTCATCATCAAAGGTGAGTTTCACCTGAAACATTAACATGCAACCAAATGTATGAATCGTGCCATGTCTGGCTGAATCATATGATAATCACGTCAAGGTCATACTACACCCCAAAATCAAGAGATTTTGCTTTGTGACAGTTGAATGCATTTAAATGGCCAAATTCTCATTCTCGTAATGGACAATGATGATGCTTCACTTTTTAGCTTGTTTGTCATTATTCTCAATAGATTCTCATTATTGCAATACAAATTTCAGACTAAAATTAAATacctatttatttaaatgacctatcataatttttttacatgaaaaaggatgaaatgatgatataataaatgGCTTTTTGTCCTAAAATGGACCTAAAAATAGGCTTGATgttctacaaaaataaaatgatcaatattatgtctttcttttgattttagctTGAAATATGACACGGaaatgacaggttttgtgagattcaccagtCTAGAATGTGTGTGAAGAATTAAGATGTGGGTTGGTTGCTTAAGGTATTGTGTGGTTGTTCTGAATTAATGATGACATTGGAGTTTAGTTTATGGATCCTCAATGTCCAGAAACTCTCTTTTAGGTGTGACGGCTCCACGGTACCAAGCACAGCTGCCATCATTCCTCTTAACACAGGTGTAGTACTGAGCCTGGTTACCCTGAACGGTGCCCTCCAACAACCAGTCAGTCCAAAGACACTCGGCAGGATCATTAATGGAACAGGGAAGTGATTGACACTGGATGATCTGCATAAAGACAAAGAAATGACAGAAGAGACAAGCTGTAAGAAGGTGCAGACAGAAGAGGCAGGGGTGTAAAAACTACAGGAAAAAACTTCTTAATTTCAGTCATAGGAACTGTGTAAAGATTACACTCAATTAAATTTAAAGTATGGCTAAAAACATACTTGAGTAaaggggtgtgcagcaaagccattatctgtagcTGTTGCAATGGCAAAATTATCTCTGCATCGGTTTTGGTATATAATCAGATTGGGGGGTTGTATGCTGAATACATACGAACacatttctagaagaatatcttagctttgtaggtccttacaatgcaactgaatgggtaCCAAACTTTTGAcattcaaaaaagcacataaacgcagcGTCAacgtaatacatatgactcctgtggttaaatctgtatcttcagaagtgatatgataggtatggatgagaaataatcaatatttattttactgcccagtaggtggcaatatacacggagaatgtgaatagccaaaacCAAAATTAGAACAATGTGAAATTGAAGATTAACAGtgaagatctgtttctcacccacaccaatcacatcacttctgaagatatggatttaaccactggagtcatatggattacttttatgctgcctttatgtgctttttggagatgcaaatgtttggtacccattcacttgcattgtatggacctacagagctgagatattcttctagaaatcttcgtttgtgttctgctgaataaagaaattcatacacatctacataatgagagaatttatatttttgggtaaaatatttcaaaaattgGAAAAAGTGTTGGATATAATATCTTAGGTAATGTTCGTCTTGACAAGCTGAGATTTCTAGGGGTAACATGTGGTTTTGGGTACACGTGCAGCGCAAATCCTCTGTTGTTAGCTCTCTCAGAGCGGTTCACGTTAGAGGTCAGTTTTCATGTAGGATTTTGTGTTCAAGTTTTTAATctatgaaaaaatatacagtcCTCCCGAACTTGTTTCGCCCATGCGCTCTCACTCATACGCACAAACGGATGAttcaggggccgttcacaccaataGTGTTTTTGCTTGTCTGCTCTATTTCTccattgttttcctttgtaaacatgcactggacGAATGTCCATACCTGCTGCACCACAGGaacggcacatttttagacactgtgtcaagttaatattACTTCAGGTCTCAAAGACAGACgttgagacacctgcgctctgtttCATTTGTTGCGCTACATCTCAATGGGTTTTCTCAATGTCCTGAATTTGTAAGGCTCAAACACTTACAAATACTGTAAACTGAAAAATATATCCTAAAACTGTTACACCTTCAGCAGCCACAGATTTAATAGTAGTTTGACACTTGAATATAGTTGTTAATATATCCAACCGATCATTGCTTTTGAATCAAGTACATCTTAATGATTGTAActtaacttattattattaagttaagATTGTAACTTAACTTATTACCATAATAGTGCTTTaaataacttattattattaagttaagATTGTAACTTAACTTATTACCATAATAGTGCTTTAAATAAAAGTCCAATTCAATGGAGCTTGATTTAATTTGTTAGCTCAGGAagacatacaaaaatatatattttataaagtaCTTGAGTTATTAGGCCTACAAATCCCCCAAATAACGTTAAGTGTATAGAAATGAAGCATAAAGTGGGAAAGCGATAGAAATAGTCATACCTTGCACTCGCAGCCCATCTGGAAGCGCTCCCCCAAGCTCTTTTTCTGAGTGAGACTGAGTGACTCCCAAGATTCAATGTAGTCACAAAGATTTACACGCAATGTGCCATTTGTATCCAGATTACCTGTACAGAGTAATGAGAATGAGTTCCTGCAGTACAGAGAAACAAATGTAGGAGCATTATATTTCCTGGACACTATTCTCCATTATAACTTTATTTACCTGTGATCAGATATTCCTTTTTGTCATTGCTTTTGAGATTAACCCCACACAAAGCTGAGGATGGGCCAGTAAAGAAGGCATCGATTTGTTGATTGGGGCCCTTATACATCTAGTGAAAGAAGACAAAAATGAGTATATTCTTGACTTCTGAGCCGTATATCATGGTAAACATATGGTGCGTTCATGTCATGTCTAAATAACCCCAATTACAAGTTTACAACTAGAATAGGAGTGGATGGTGATTAGatatttgtaggtccaaaaagcacagatagtcagcataaaagtaatccatcctatCTCCAGCGgtgacattaatgtcttctaaagagaaatgatcactctgtgtgtgaaaaagaacaatatttaagcactttGTAACTATAAAATATTGCTTCCAGTCAGGCGTTGATGAATGGCgatcgaatggattacttttatgctgaatatctgtgctttttggacctacaaatatCTAATCACAATCCCCTCCCAttctaaggacctgctgagcctggATGTTTTTCTAGATGGCAGGAGGGTTAATGAGTTAATTAtcagagaattatcatttttgggtgaactatccctttaagccacacTTCAGAATGTctgaatgtctgaatgtcattgcattagaaactGTACAAAATCTCAACAACATttacaaacaaatgatgctattCTCAGAACAAACATCACTTttatgagccatttttgcaatgacttttaaccaacggtgtcaaggtgatttttagtcaATGTATGAAttcagttcacacaggtgtcctagcagagtaaccacaggtggagttcaGCACATAAACCATGGACATGTTCCGCTGACATATGACAACCACATATCGTGACTGTTTCTTTTGGAACTGTatatattgctttttttaaaaccttaaaggggtcatgaaatggcaAATACAATTTTCGTTgctatttagacatataagaggtaactgtactataaaaacataatgtaaatgtaataattcaAAACTTTCTCCCCTGTCTAAAAGAGCCTTTTATAATTGCCACCCAGCTGAAACCTctcgttttgaaatctgtctgtacgtgacatcacaaaacattactcatttgtatttacacattccACAACACGCGTaatcgcacccttggccccgcccactggcgtgcagttcaagtcaaggtggcaggccttgtgtggctaactattcctaacagaacaccaaaggggacccatctggactatttagaattattttgaaaataaatatgaactacacagactctttgaccACAGCCATGTATCtagctgcttttaaaagatgcggtgTCAAATTACAACTCTGAAAAGCCACTCTCTTTTATTTAGCTGCTCTGTCTTTTGTGGTTTTGAGCACAAATGCATCATGGATGCTTTCTTTCTCCCATCTGCACTATttataattgttggtgtatgtaaacatacattagatggatgtctttgaccacttCGATGTGTTTCCGGCAATGTGCACCTACTTTGTGTGCATCATTTCATCGTGCTTTGAAGTATGATGTGTGCATTTTTTTGGCTCATATCAGCGTGTATTGCTTGTGAActagtcataatatgattcaagctttgcttGAGTCATATTGTTATTGAAGAATagagcagttaaaaacacttggacacaACCAAAAACAAGTAAACCGTTTCATTCacgaatatttaaaaaatgactgtTTGATCATTTATGATGCTGAGAGTTGtgacagttgtgcttgagatgaacagtttactATATTCAggtgcaatgtgttggatgttggttatgtgtaaaccctgaaattgaGTTGTGTTTATAATGTTGAggggcttgttcattctcttccgattgagtttgctgaataTGAGGGGCTgtacaatgttagccaatcataccATTGGgtgtttacgttgaagttttaaggaggtgcttaggccaaaaccgagcgcttcagacagagggccaaaaacagggtgaAAGATTATTgtatattactaaattgtgacttttggtgcaaaaaaaacttttagaaCATTATCATGGGACctcagagaaaaaaattaaattacaaaaaatagcacttcatgacccctttaaaaacatatttttctgagaTGTTTTACCTGAAAAGTGTGCTTCTATATTACTTTACAATAAATGGCATTGGTTTGATGTTTTGgtcatctaatgcaatgacattcaaacattttaaGAGTAGCTTAACTGCACATGGATTCATTTTGGAATCATGAACTTTGGAATAGAAACAAACTCCAATGAGTTTGAACAGCTCGCAGCCATAATTGTGGTAATTCCGACACAACGTGAAAACAGATGTTTTGGGATCTGAACATTGGCTTCAtgggaagaaaaataaatcagtgCTGGCTTGAAATCATTGGATAACAACATGAAGAATGTTCTCCACCAACCTTCATCTCTTTAATGTCATATTGGATCATCTTGATTGGGTTACCATAGTTGTCACTGCCAGTCACTATCTCCTGCTGTCCCATGACTTTGGCTCTGATGActgaaaagaaaagacaaaaacacttttacataaaaaaaaaaagtaaaacacataaaataaggaAGAAATTATGCGCGAAGAAGAGATTGCGCAGATcacaaatcaaataaatgttaacCCCTTTTTATAAACTATCAAATTTCCAGAAAAGATGCTCTCTCGACCATtcacaaatcatgctggataacatggactCTATGTGAGCTTAATGCATGCTTCATTAAAGCAAACAGGGACATACCAAATGTTACAGTCGGAATTACTTCAGTTATGAGTTTCTAACATGTAACACACGTTCACATATTTGTACCTGTAGCACCTTTACAAAAGCCACAACTTCTCCCTCTTGAACATTTTGATGTCACGTAAAGACAACTAAAAAGCTCTGGCTTTAACCGTTAGTTATGTAACAATCTTTATTACCATTTTATATGTCATTTTATTATATCAAGTGTTACTTGATGCACTTTCTTTGTTCTTCAATATTTTGTGAGAAATTATAGCATTATATTCACAGTGGCCTGGACAGTTACACACTTACATTTTCACTAATGGTCTTAGACTTTTGGACCTCACTGTAGATGGGCAAAATCCTTTAGGAAAGGAGTAAGAGGTTTTTCGTATATGCAATTATGCTTGTATTCCGGTGTTGAGAGCTAGTCGTATGTATGGGGACACATGAGTGTTTGATTTGCAGAGGGCAGTGCAAGGAATGTGCTCCCAGTCTGATATTCAGGAAGCCAGTCAGCAATCTGACTGTAGCAGGCAGTTTGCACCCCACTCGCCCAGCCTCTATAATCTCCACCCTTACACTGCCTAATTCTCATACAGCTGCTGACATACAAATAAcaaacttcagttcagccttATATAATTTTGTCATAATATCTCTCAATTCAGTTGAACAAAACAGACAATCAAGAAGTAAAAACTCTGAAgacattttaagaaaatgtgtGGTTCTTTTCTATGCAAAACATGCTACCACTATGGGTGATCTGGGTGgtcactagggcattgctagggggTTGCTAGCAACacaatcacacaggaaatcacaAGCTGCTTTCAAATGTTCATTTTCCCTGAAATCAACTACATTCAGAATAATAACTGACAAGAGGAATCCCCACAAGATagttttgcatcagttcaaacgAGTTGACCTTCCCCTGTGGCGCAAGTTATAtccgagacatgggttctggtacCACGGAAACCAAAAAGACACGACAGTTTCTTTGAGACACAGGTCACTCTGAGACATgagtttgtgttccatggaaaccaggaattaatcacGTAATCACTCCAGGACAAAGGTTTGGGTCCtgtggaaaccagaaagtaatagCCCTCACTCTGAGACACAGGTCCTTGTCCCATGAAAACCAGGTATTAATCGTTTTCACTCTGAGACACGGGTTCGGCTCCCGTGGATACCAGGAAAAAACAGTGTTCACTCAAAGACATGGGTTTTGCTCCCATGGAAACCATGATGTAATTACGTTCACTCTGAGACATGGATTCGAAGCCCATAGaaaacaggaagtaatcatgttcactcTAAGCAACAGGTTCTGATCCTGTGGCAACTGGAAAGTAATCACATTCCCTcttagcccttttccaccaaaatgGTGATGGTTCTCATGCCAAGCCCGTGCTCGGCTGGTTCAATCGCAAACTGGACTCGCTTTTCCACTGATTGCAAACCGAACAGTGACGTAACAGGTTACTTGGTTACTTGGTAGTGTGACAACCTCACCTCCCAAAACAAACATGCCAGGTTACAGTGTTTATTTACAGCTTTTACTcctgtttttgaggacatatttaaacatacagagAAATAGGGGGCCTGAGTTGTTCAGCgagactaccactcctggagttgtgagttaaaatctagggcatgctgagtgactccagccaggtctcctaagcaaccaaattggcccggttgctagggagggtagatttacatgtggtaacctcctcatggtcacgattagtggttctcgctctcaattgggcaagtggtaagttgtgcgtggatcgaggagggtagcatgagcctccatatgctgGGAGTCTTCACGATATCTGAGACACGGGTCAAGAGTCAAGAGTGTCTGAGTTGTCTTGCAAAAGAGACCGCAAGCCTCTATGATGTCCTGGTCTACAGAAATGGCTAAGGTCCCTTCTTCAATGCAAGTTTATGGGATTTTCCCCCAGTTTTATCATCCGCCAGGCAAAAATCGTAAGTAAGATCACTTTAAAAAAGCAATAGCAACGTGATTTGGGAAAATCATACATTTCCATAGCACagatggtggaggacaagttaTGTGCCGAAATGTAACACTAGGGGAAGCTCAGATGGAGCGTTTGACACATGGGACTGCAAAAGGTCAGTTTAAAAGGTGTGTACCACAGAGGAAAGAGGCGGTCACAGAGAGAGATGGccatttaaaacatatattttttacaatgtaccattaaatattgaaaattctTTCCAGGCTCGCTTTTTAGCCTGACTAGACCTGttattaaataaccatctgatcgcAGTTATTTGAGACAACTGCAATTATTGGCCATTCAAATTCGaatcacattttaatgtccaaataagggaattttaagctaaTATACACTATTAATTCCATGAATGGCGCTTGaatgtcattcagttgaacttgGAGTCCGAGCATCACCGAGCCACACCGCAGAGGTCAACATGTTCctgtcctgaagagcacatgaaGTGCCCTGATGCACGCACTGTCAGCAGCGTTTTGTttgtacaaatacaaacaaacatgtatAAACTTTGATAGGGAATGCAGTGCTCTACGATTTCACTTGAAACAATTGtgcaatggcaaatgttcctggttcatgcACGCAGTGCTAATGACACACAGTGAAAAAGAGGAGGAGATGCATGctttatttctgtggagtgataaaatgatgaaagaAAATCTCAGAGGTTTTGCATGATAAGAAATAAGGGCTCATGGATGTCCCATATTTGAAGTAtgtagaaatatttttatatttaaaacataatttcttatgtcattaaaaagtttttaaagccttaaaaggaaatcacaaTGATCTGTTTGACAAGTAATCATCAGCCAAATATATTAATTGTGACAGCCCTTATCAACCCTAATCAGAGAAAGATAATAGAGGACAGGGAATAAATACACTGCTTATTTGAGTTTGTCTGCCATGTTTTTTCGATTCACAACTATTCCCACCTATCTGAGATTCTCATTGGCCAATGGATGCCTACACCAAAGTGCGTTGCAGCAAAAGTTGAGATCCCCTTGCGTTTTCCCTCTCCGTCCTTATGACGCTTCATCCCCTTTGAAATCAATGCATCTCTGACTCACTCTCTGACAGGAAAGCAGACATCAAATGTCCAGCATACATGAGAACTCCTTTCACATGGTTTAGAAAGCATCCCATTATGCACCTAGACAAAGTTAAAACTGGTCACTAAATAATTCAGATACTTCCATTATTCCAAATTgcagaaaatagtaataatagaatgtgtaggtgtgtccaaacttttgactgaccAGTAACTTAGTGGTCTGTGTTCTAATTAAACACTTCTCCTCTGGGATTTGAATTTTCAGAGAGACCATACATAACCTCCGGCCTCCACATATTCATACCAAACACAGAGCGCCTTTTCTATCGGCCACACACTCAGATGCCAAATACAGCCACAGGATCCCAATCTTAAGTCAGGCATGCCTTTCTCATCAGGAACTACACACAGAGAGCTGTGATGGTTTAATCACAGCCTCACACATTCATTCCACACTGCGGGTGCTGTTTTCAGCTCCAGGTATGTGAGGGGAAGAGGGAGCCCTCCACATGAATCATTGATGGATTATGCAGGTCAATTGAAATGCTGTGGACTCTACAGGCCTGACTTAATGCATAGCTCTAAATAACTACAGGAGGAACAATTCAAAGAGAACATGAAATAAACctaatttttacattatatacaagAACATGCGAGttgtgcttgcccatgcaaaacttgctGCCTTGAGGCTAAGGTCTCATGAAAAATCTCTAAAATATTCTGGTCGCTAGATGAAGCTCAGGTCCCTCTTtcaatgagtgcatttacatgcacgatCTTACCATGATTATGCATAATAAGCCAACAACGTTTAAGGGCATGCAAATGCCATAAATGGTTTTCTTTTATCAGGATAAGGTCATAAAAAGTTTAAGCAAATAACGATCAACACAGGTCGATTTTTGCCCATTTCAAGTTGCAACCTTTACCAGTCTTGTTaacggcttatccaatgtgcgcaagtgtgtgtatatctgtgtacACTTTACTGTCAAAACCAGAGAATAATTGAATTTCATGTAAGCTACGTTTTCTTGCATTGCCTgattttttgaataagctgatttttggtagttatcagcatacTGGTGTACATGTAAATTCACTCATTATAAGTCCAAAAGAAAGTACATGAAAGTCTGATCACTTCACATTCAAATCACTATTGCTTATTACCATTGCTAtgtataagcaatagtaatattGATGCTTGTCTTAACACCTCTACCGAAGAGTCATGGACCATGAGTAATCTAGAGATGGACAAATCTGTAAAAGATAATGGTGATACTGTATATCTTATAtagtcaaaatataaaaaatgcacatGGGCATGACAGAAGTACAGCCTTAGCTTGCAAGTTTGACTTTTGCTTTAAATTCTGTGCAGGAATTAGTAATTGGCTCTCCAAAAGAAGCTTTAAAACCAAAGTGGAAAAAGCATCGTTGGTCAATGAGCTCACATTGAACTGGCAGACTCCAACAGTTcccatctaacccataaaaattacttttgttggtgtaacctaatttgtcaAGTAAATGTAGTcagatttaattatatttttgaatcAAATAAAACCAGTTAAATTAGACTTTACAACAGAAGCAAATTTTTTTGTTACCCAActcattttttttacagtgccgtGTGGATAGCTTCAGTGATTACAATAGCAGCATTCTATTTTTCTTTGTTGCTCGCTTGGTGtttataatttattcaaaaattattacatttttagttcacccaaaaatgaaaattcagtcattgtttactcattgtTTTCTCCTGTGTTGTTAGAagtctatatgactttctttcattttcttaacacaaagggagaaattgtgaacatattttgtgctcagtgatgtcatagaatggcagtttatagtgaccaccaCTTCGAGcttcaaaaggaaacaaaagtataattcagaagtctgatAAATgatttcatgagactcatgattgttataaaAGTATAAGATAAGATTTGGTgggaaacaaactgaaatctaatgtaaatgtacactcCACCATTGATCTCCTGTGAACGTTCATGATGTTCCCTTGTGACATTCAagcaaaaacttgttttgtttatctaaaaacatgtCCCTCACAGCGATAGCagcaacagaacacaacacagctgcacacaaaacagagaatagaacttactaaacatgtctgaaaagTTTGTAGCTGAAGAATTGATGtgtttctatgcccagccttattttttaaattttttggacCTGTGCCAGTTCAAAGTGGACGAAGTTACCCACGCAAtgccaaaaatagaaaacaagcgatcgaTAGAATGTCGCTtatcactgctggttaggacaaacactctgaatcagaatcagaatcagaatcagctttattgccaagtatgcttacacatacaaggaatttgtcta comes from the Xyrauchen texanus isolate HMW12.3.18 chromosome 12, RBS_HiC_50CHRs, whole genome shotgun sequence genome and includes:
- the timp2b gene encoding metalloproteinase inhibitor 2b, whose product is MKMMRSYSVHLLLLFVICGAREFAEACSCSPAHPQQAYCNADVVIRAKVMGQQEIVTGSDNYGNPIKMIQYDIKEMKMYKGPNQQIDAFFTGPSSALCGVNLKSNDKKEYLITGNLDTNGTLRVNLCDYIESWESLSLTQKKSLGERFQMGCECKIIQCQSLPCSINDPAECLWTDWLLEGTVQGNQAQYYTCVKRNDGSCAWYRGAVTPKREFLDIEDP